Proteins found in one Luteimonas chenhongjianii genomic segment:
- a CDS encoding TonB-dependent receptor: MAVAAPAALAQSTAATIRGQVMVDSAPATEARVTATNTATGLTRSVGVGASGSYTLAGLPPGTYRLQVEAGGQSASQTVTVAVGQTATLDLGVGGLAENATAGEATDMATVQVTAAAVEPRTSEVATYISRKQIESLPQGTRNFLAFADTVPGMLFQQDGNGNTKLRSGGQSANAINIFIDGVGQKSYTLPGGVPGQDTSRGNPFPQSAIGEYKVITSNYKAEYDQISSAAIVAATRSGTNEFEGGFFWDRTGSDWRARTPAEERSGEKVDSKEEQYGVSFGGPLLQDRLHFFAAYEAKEYVTPKTLELGAPSRYDVSAVPPDLLAGLGAANSPFKQDLFFGKLSWSVNDYNLVELSAQVRDEEETIRNDGAFTRDRASNIKNEVARYDLRWQYSGERWLNDLHVTYEDTSWSPQPLIGGNGYVLTVSDLGTPGERSNTQTVVSAGAGSNNQDKGQKGYSIQNDLSFTGWEGHNLKMGVKFKQVDVNATERNFSNPQFYYDIDLSTVQPYRVEFGQGIPGTSQGFTTSDNKQFGIYVQDDWNVNDRLTLNLGVRWDYETTPAYEDHVTPADLAESMRAWPNWQNSDIDIENYISTGNNRDAYQGAWQPRLGFSYDFGADQRHVLFGGAGRSYDRNLFDSLQKEQQTISYAAPYRVNFVDADGVCRNASGCLPWDPAYLQPGGTDALSGLATREYYVINNDLKVPYSDQFSLGFRKAWEFGETVWNSEIAVAHIRSQDGVAIRLANRRPDGSFFPPGAQWGTPWDFDPPFGRLILVDNALETRTNTVLAKMDKPYTNSSGWGVTLAYTYTDAKRNSAEEGAAAFEYPDVTYYGWLPVAPVPRHRLVGTAIWDGPGGITWSGKVVLESMKNRIGTNCLSDRLPGDGDCFIDSYRPDGSVGLFQLDLAAAKVWHPSDDISFRVRADVLNVTDRRNWNAYDDWWGSDGVANANWGTHSDGIQLPTRTFKLSFGIDW; encoded by the coding sequence ATGGCAGTTGCCGCGCCGGCAGCGCTGGCCCAGTCCACCGCTGCAACCATCCGCGGCCAGGTAATGGTCGACTCCGCTCCGGCCACCGAAGCGCGTGTCACCGCCACCAATACCGCCACCGGCCTCACCCGCAGCGTCGGGGTCGGCGCCAGCGGCAGCTATACGCTGGCGGGCCTGCCGCCGGGCACCTATCGCCTGCAGGTCGAAGCTGGCGGACAGTCTGCTTCGCAGACAGTCACCGTCGCGGTCGGCCAGACCGCCACGCTCGACCTCGGGGTGGGCGGGCTCGCCGAGAACGCGACCGCCGGTGAAGCGACCGATATGGCGACCGTGCAGGTCACCGCGGCTGCCGTCGAACCCCGGACCTCGGAAGTCGCCACCTACATCTCGCGCAAGCAGATCGAATCGCTGCCCCAGGGCACGCGCAACTTCCTGGCGTTCGCCGATACCGTGCCGGGCATGCTGTTCCAGCAGGACGGCAATGGAAACACCAAGCTGCGTTCGGGTGGCCAGTCGGCCAACGCCATCAACATCTTCATCGATGGTGTCGGGCAGAAGAGCTACACGCTGCCGGGCGGCGTGCCGGGACAGGACACCAGTCGCGGCAATCCCTTCCCCCAGTCGGCGATCGGCGAATACAAGGTCATCACCTCGAACTACAAGGCCGAGTACGACCAGATCAGCAGCGCGGCGATCGTTGCGGCAACGCGCAGCGGGACCAACGAGTTCGAAGGCGGCTTCTTCTGGGACCGCACCGGCTCGGACTGGCGGGCGAGGACACCGGCTGAAGAGCGCAGCGGCGAGAAGGTCGATTCCAAGGAGGAGCAGTACGGCGTCTCCTTCGGCGGGCCGCTGCTCCAGGACCGGCTGCATTTCTTCGCGGCCTACGAGGCCAAGGAATACGTCACGCCGAAGACGCTCGAACTGGGGGCGCCGAGCCGCTACGACGTGTCGGCCGTGCCGCCGGATCTGCTCGCCGGGCTCGGAGCCGCCAACTCGCCGTTCAAGCAGGATCTGTTTTTCGGCAAGCTGAGCTGGTCGGTCAACGACTACAACCTGGTCGAGCTGTCGGCGCAGGTCCGGGACGAGGAGGAGACCATCCGCAACGATGGCGCGTTCACCCGCGACCGTGCCAGCAACATCAAGAACGAGGTCGCCCGTTACGACCTGCGCTGGCAGTACAGCGGTGAGCGCTGGCTCAACGATCTGCATGTCACCTACGAGGACACCTCGTGGAGCCCGCAGCCCCTGATCGGCGGCAACGGCTATGTGCTGACCGTCTCCGATCTCGGCACGCCCGGTGAGCGCAGCAACACCCAGACGGTGGTCAGCGCCGGCGCGGGCTCGAACAACCAGGACAAGGGCCAGAAAGGCTATTCGATCCAGAACGACCTGAGCTTCACCGGCTGGGAAGGCCACAACCTGAAGATGGGCGTGAAGTTCAAGCAGGTCGACGTCAATGCGACCGAGCGCAACTTCTCGAACCCGCAGTTCTACTACGACATCGACCTCAGCACGGTGCAGCCGTACCGGGTGGAGTTCGGCCAGGGCATCCCCGGCACCTCGCAGGGGTTCACCACGTCGGACAACAAGCAGTTCGGCATCTACGTGCAGGACGACTGGAACGTCAACGACCGGCTGACGCTGAACCTGGGCGTGCGCTGGGATTACGAGACCACCCCTGCCTACGAGGACCATGTCACGCCTGCGGATCTGGCGGAAAGCATGCGCGCGTGGCCGAACTGGCAGAACTCGGACATCGACATCGAGAACTACATCAGCACCGGCAACAACCGGGACGCCTACCAGGGCGCCTGGCAGCCGCGACTGGGTTTTTCGTATGACTTCGGCGCCGACCAGCGGCACGTGCTGTTCGGCGGCGCCGGCCGGTCCTACGACCGCAACCTGTTCGACTCGCTGCAGAAGGAGCAGCAGACCATCTCGTATGCGGCGCCGTACCGGGTGAACTTCGTCGACGCCGACGGGGTCTGCCGCAATGCCAGCGGCTGCCTGCCGTGGGATCCGGCGTACCTGCAGCCCGGGGGCACCGACGCCCTGTCGGGCCTCGCGACCCGCGAGTACTACGTCATCAACAACGATCTGAAGGTGCCGTACTCCGACCAGTTCAGTCTCGGCTTCCGCAAGGCATGGGAATTCGGCGAGACCGTCTGGAACAGCGAGATCGCGGTGGCGCATATCCGCAGCCAGGACGGTGTCGCGATCCGTCTCGCCAACCGTCGCCCGGACGGCAGTTTCTTCCCGCCGGGCGCGCAGTGGGGCACGCCCTGGGACTTCGATCCGCCGTTCGGCCGTCTGATCCTGGTCGACAACGCCCTCGAGACCAGGACCAACACCGTGCTTGCCAAGATGGACAAGCCCTACACCAACAGTTCGGGCTGGGGGGTGACGCTGGCCTATACCTACACCGATGCCAAGCGCAATTCGGCCGAAGAGGGTGCCGCCGCGTTCGAATACCCGGATGTGACCTACTACGGCTGGCTGCCGGTTGCCCCCGTTCCCAGGCACCGGCTGGTCGGCACTGCAATCTGGGATGGCCCGGGCGGCATCACCTGGTCGGGCAAGGTCGTCCTGGAGAGCATGAAGAACCGGATCGGGACCAACTGCCTGTCCGATCGCCTCCCGGGCGACGGCGACTGCTTCATCGACAGCTACCGGCCGGACGGCTCGGTCGGCCTGTTCCAGCTGGATCTCGCAGCGGCCAAGGTGTGGCATCCCTCCGACGACATCAGCTTCCGTGTGCGCGCGGACGTGCTGAACGTGACCGACCGGCGCAACTGGAACGCCTATGACGACTGGTGGGGCTCGGACGGCGTCGCCAATGCCAACTGGGGCACTCACTCCGATGGCATCCAGCTGCCGACCCGCACATTCAAACTGTCGTTCGGCATCGACTGGTAA
- a CDS encoding glucoamylase family protein produces the protein MQFRLRAIQSLLLVALAALLLAGCGKQEPAEPAVPPPKPGPIDQVPEPEPVVEAQQGPPELPPLFADIERRTFQYFWDTTNEVNGLTPDRFPSRPFSSVAAVGYALTAYPIGIERGWVSRTQAVDRTLTTLRFFRNVKMGPQATGTGGHQGFFYHFVDMDNGHRFAPWVELSSVDTGLMMMGVLFAQSYFDRDDPREVEIRELADRLYRNVRWPFLQQRKPLISMGWYPESGFIEHDWTGYDEAMLVYILALGSPTHSIAPEAWEVWTRTYDRSWGVFRGQEYLSFAPHFGHQYTHVWVDFRGIRDDYMRRRGIDYFENSRRATYAQRQYAMDNPMGWKDYGENVWGLTASDGPQRTDQDFNGEQREFRHYSARGAGLDVAFDDGTIAPTAAVASVAFAPEIVIPATEELHRRYGDYLYSSYGFLDAFNPSFSYEDVPLKTGRIVPGKGWVASDYIAIDQGPILAMIANYRNDFVWNVMKRNPYIRAGLERAGFTGGWLAGEDEPKDSGPPDAEAATARSMGIAESRSTSRGADRNGPAPAPAPARASEPVPAE, from the coding sequence ATGCAATTCCGTCTGCGTGCGATCCAAAGCCTGCTTCTCGTCGCGCTTGCCGCATTGTTGCTGGCCGGCTGCGGCAAGCAGGAGCCCGCCGAGCCGGCGGTGCCGCCGCCCAAGCCGGGACCGATCGACCAGGTGCCGGAGCCCGAGCCGGTCGTGGAGGCGCAGCAGGGGCCGCCCGAGCTGCCACCGTTGTTTGCCGATATCGAGCGCCGCACGTTCCAGTACTTCTGGGACACCACCAACGAGGTCAACGGCCTCACGCCGGACCGTTTTCCGTCGCGGCCGTTCTCCAGCGTGGCAGCGGTGGGTTACGCGCTCACCGCCTATCCGATCGGCATCGAACGCGGCTGGGTGAGCCGCACCCAGGCAGTGGATCGCACGCTGACCACGCTGCGCTTCTTCCGCAACGTCAAGATGGGCCCCCAGGCGACCGGCACGGGCGGCCACCAGGGGTTCTTCTACCACTTCGTCGACATGGACAACGGCCACCGGTTCGCCCCATGGGTGGAGCTGTCGAGCGTGGATACCGGCCTGATGATGATGGGCGTGCTGTTCGCGCAGTCGTATTTCGACCGTGACGATCCGCGCGAAGTCGAGATCCGCGAACTCGCCGACCGGCTGTACCGCAACGTGCGCTGGCCGTTCCTGCAGCAGCGCAAGCCGTTGATCTCGATGGGCTGGTATCCCGAGAGCGGCTTCATCGAGCACGACTGGACCGGCTATGACGAAGCGATGCTGGTCTACATCCTGGCGCTGGGGTCGCCGACGCATTCCATCGCACCGGAAGCCTGGGAAGTGTGGACGCGGACCTACGACCGCTCCTGGGGCGTGTTCCGCGGCCAGGAGTACCTGAGTTTCGCGCCGCATTTCGGGCACCAGTACACGCATGTCTGGGTGGATTTCCGCGGTATCCGCGACGACTACATGCGTCGCCGCGGCATCGACTACTTCGAGAACAGCCGCCGCGCGACCTACGCCCAGCGTCAGTACGCCATGGACAACCCGATGGGCTGGAAGGACTACGGTGAGAACGTCTGGGGCCTCACCGCCAGCGACGGGCCGCAGCGTACCGACCAGGACTTCAACGGCGAGCAGCGCGAGTTCCGCCATTACAGTGCCCGCGGCGCCGGCCTCGATGTCGCATTCGACGACGGCACGATCGCGCCGACCGCTGCCGTGGCCTCGGTGGCGTTCGCCCCCGAAATCGTGATCCCGGCCACCGAGGAGCTGCACCGCCGCTACGGCGACTATCTGTATTCGAGCTATGGCTTCCTCGACGCGTTCAACCCCAGCTTCAGCTACGAGGACGTGCCGCTGAAGACGGGGCGCATCGTGCCGGGCAAGGGCTGGGTGGCCAGCGACTACATCGCGATCGACCAGGGCCCGATCCTGGCGATGATCGCGAACTACCGGAACGACTTTGTCTGGAATGTGATGAAGCGCAACCCCTACATCCGCGCCGGACTGGAGCGGGCCGGCTTCACCGGCGGCTGGCTGGCCGGGGAAGACGAGCCCAAGGACTCGGGCCCGCCCGATGCCGAGGCTGCGACGGCGCGTTCGATGGGCATCGCCGAATCGCGCAGCACAAGCCGGGGTGCGGACCGGAATGGACCGGCACCGGCGCCTGCACCCGCGCGCGCCTCCGAGCCGGTGCCGGCGGAGTAG
- a CDS encoding sugar ABC transporter substrate-binding protein, producing the protein MPRDERTVVRFWAMGREAEVVSELVREFEREHPDIRVQIQQIPWTSAHEKLLTAFAADALPDICQLGNTWVPEFAVLGALEPLQSRVDASEVIDESDYFPGIWHTNVIDDTLLGVPWYVDTRLIFYRKDILAAAGVDTLPRTWQEWEAAMVAVKAHVGPDRYAVMLPLNEFEQLLSFGLQQDDPLLRDDESRGNFSSPGFTRALAFYTNMFEQGWAPRMSETQISNVWDEFGRGFFSFYVSGPWNIREFRNRMPAELQDQWGTAPLPGPDGPGAGIAGGTSLVMFRDSPNKEASWKLMEFLSRPEIQQRFHAMIGNLPPRRSTWEFPQLREDPYAQAFRDQLERVKPTPKVLEWERIVQEMRLMSERVVRGGMAQQQALRELDARVDALLEKRRWVREREVDEGSAIGLPGRPQASTDRGAADAR; encoded by the coding sequence ATGCCGCGCGACGAACGCACCGTGGTGCGCTTCTGGGCGATGGGTCGTGAGGCGGAGGTGGTCTCGGAACTGGTACGGGAGTTCGAGCGCGAGCATCCGGACATCCGCGTGCAGATCCAGCAGATTCCCTGGACGTCGGCGCACGAGAAGCTGCTGACCGCTTTCGCAGCCGACGCGCTGCCTGACATCTGCCAGCTCGGTAATACCTGGGTGCCGGAATTCGCGGTGCTCGGCGCGCTGGAGCCGCTGCAGTCGCGTGTCGATGCGTCCGAGGTCATCGACGAATCCGACTATTTCCCTGGCATCTGGCACACCAACGTCATCGACGACACGCTGCTCGGTGTGCCGTGGTATGTCGATACGCGGCTGATCTTCTACCGCAAGGACATCCTGGCGGCGGCGGGCGTGGACACGCTGCCACGCACCTGGCAGGAGTGGGAGGCGGCGATGGTGGCGGTGAAGGCCCATGTCGGGCCGGATCGCTATGCCGTGATGCTGCCGCTCAACGAGTTCGAACAGCTGCTTTCGTTCGGCCTGCAGCAGGACGACCCGCTGCTGCGCGACGACGAGAGTCGCGGCAATTTCTCCAGCCCGGGCTTCACTCGCGCCCTGGCCTTCTACACCAACATGTTCGAACAGGGCTGGGCGCCGCGGATGTCGGAGACCCAGATCTCCAATGTCTGGGACGAGTTCGGCCGCGGCTTCTTCTCGTTCTACGTGTCCGGTCCCTGGAACATCCGCGAGTTCCGCAACCGCATGCCGGCCGAACTGCAGGACCAGTGGGGGACCGCGCCGCTGCCCGGGCCGGATGGCCCGGGTGCCGGCATCGCCGGTGGCACCTCGCTGGTGATGTTCCGCGACTCGCCGAACAAGGAAGCGAGCTGGAAGCTGATGGAGTTTCTCTCCCGGCCGGAGATACAGCAGCGCTTCCACGCGATGATCGGCAACCTGCCGCCGCGCCGCAGCACCTGGGAGTTCCCGCAGCTGCGCGAGGATCCGTATGCGCAGGCATTCCGCGACCAGCTCGAGCGGGTCAAGCCCACACCGAAGGTGCTGGAGTGGGAACGGATCGTGCAGGAGATGCGGCTGATGAGCGAGCGCGTGGTGCGCGGTGGCATGGCGCAGCAGCAGGCACTGCGCGAGCTCGATGCGCGCGTGGACGCGCTGCTCGAGAAGCGGCGCTGGGTACGCGAGCGGGAAGTGGACGAGGGCAGCGCCATCGGCCTGCCCGGTAGGCCGCAGGCCAGCACCGATCGGGGAGCCGCCGATGCGCGCTAG
- a CDS encoding carbohydrate ABC transporter permease, which produces MRASTAGWIFAGPALIVLGIFFGIPVVSALLLSLTDFDLYALSDMSNLRFVALGNYLELLQTPLFWKSLGNTAYFVVIGVPLSIAVSLGAALLLNAKAARFKGLFRTALFAPVVTTLVAVAVIWRYLFHTSYGLVNWALGHIGIAPVDWLGDPTWAMPTIILFAVWKNFGYNMVIFIAGLAAIPEDLYEAARIDGASRWKQFVHVTLPMLGPVLLVVAVITVSGYFQLFAEPYVMTRGDPLQSTVSVLYFMYEEGFMWWNLGRASAVAFLLFLIILGVTTLLLRFGRRRELV; this is translated from the coding sequence ATGCGCGCTAGTACCGCAGGCTGGATCTTCGCCGGGCCTGCGTTGATCGTGCTCGGCATCTTCTTCGGCATCCCGGTCGTCTCGGCCCTGCTGCTGAGCCTGACCGACTTCGATCTCTACGCGCTGTCGGACATGTCGAACCTGCGGTTCGTCGCGCTCGGCAACTATCTCGAGCTTCTGCAGACGCCGCTGTTCTGGAAGTCGCTCGGCAACACCGCCTACTTCGTCGTCATCGGCGTGCCGTTGTCGATCGCCGTGTCGCTCGGCGCCGCGCTGCTGCTCAACGCAAAGGCTGCGCGCTTCAAGGGCCTGTTCCGCACGGCGCTGTTCGCGCCGGTGGTGACCACGCTGGTGGCCGTGGCTGTCATCTGGCGCTACCTGTTCCATACCAGCTACGGACTGGTGAACTGGGCGCTGGGCCATATCGGCATCGCGCCGGTGGACTGGCTGGGCGATCCCACCTGGGCGATGCCGACGATCATCCTCTTCGCGGTGTGGAAGAACTTCGGCTACAACATGGTGATCTTCATCGCGGGCCTCGCCGCGATCCCCGAAGACCTCTACGAAGCCGCGCGCATCGACGGCGCGTCGCGCTGGAAGCAGTTCGTGCACGTCACCCTGCCGATGCTCGGGCCGGTGCTGCTGGTGGTCGCGGTGATCACCGTATCGGGCTACTTCCAGTTGTTCGCCGAGCCCTATGTGATGACCCGCGGCGATCCGCTGCAGAGCACGGTCAGCGTGCTGTACTTCATGTACGAGGAAGGCTTCATGTGGTGGAACCTCGGCCGCGCGTCGGCGGTGGCATTCCTGCTGTTCCTGATCATCCTCGGCGTCACCACGTTGCTGCTGCGCTTCGGACGCAGGCGGGAGCTGGTATGA
- a CDS encoding carbohydrate ABC transporter permease produces the protein MSRVAAHREVGATRWSAWAVNGALVALAVVALAPLLWMLSVSFMPTGEASGFPPPLLPSAITFDNYQELFARAGMGRYFANSLMISAAITAGALLVNTMAGYAFAKLRFRGRERLFQLLLAALVIPAQVAMLPLFLMMKGMGLVDSFGAVIIPALATVFGIFLVRQYACSIPDELLEAARIDGAGEMRIFFQIVLPMLKPVLVTLTIFTFMAAWNDFMWPLIVLTDQTNYTLPVALAALSREHIQDVEMMMAGAVVTVIPVLLLFLALQRYYIQGLLLGSVKG, from the coding sequence ATGAGCCGGGTTGCGGCCCATCGCGAAGTCGGCGCAACGCGGTGGTCGGCCTGGGCGGTCAACGGTGCCCTGGTCGCGCTGGCAGTCGTGGCGCTGGCGCCACTGCTGTGGATGTTGTCGGTGTCCTTCATGCCGACCGGCGAGGCCAGCGGCTTTCCGCCGCCGCTGCTGCCGTCGGCGATCACGTTCGACAACTACCAGGAGCTGTTCGCGCGCGCCGGCATGGGGCGTTACTTCGCCAACAGCCTCATGATCTCGGCGGCGATCACGGCCGGCGCGCTGCTGGTCAACACGATGGCAGGCTATGCCTTCGCCAAGCTGCGCTTCAGGGGCCGCGAGCGCCTGTTCCAGCTCCTGCTCGCGGCGCTGGTGATCCCGGCCCAGGTGGCGATGCTGCCACTGTTTCTGATGATGAAGGGCATGGGTCTGGTCGACAGCTTCGGCGCCGTGATCATTCCGGCGTTGGCGACGGTGTTCGGCATCTTCCTCGTGCGCCAGTACGCGTGCTCGATCCCCGACGAACTGCTCGAGGCCGCGCGCATCGATGGCGCCGGCGAGATGCGGATCTTCTTCCAGATCGTGTTGCCGATGCTCAAGCCGGTGCTGGTGACCCTGACCATCTTTACCTTCATGGCCGCCTGGAACGACTTCATGTGGCCGCTGATCGTGCTGACCGACCAGACCAACTACACGCTGCCGGTGGCCCTGGCTGCGCTGTCGCGCGAACACATCCAGGATGTCGAGATGATGATGGCCGGAGCCGTGGTCACCGTGATTCCGGTGCTGCTGCTGTTCCTCGCGCTGCAGCGCTACTACATCCAGGGCCTGTTGCTCGGCAGCGTGAAGGGGTGA
- a CDS encoding discoidin domain-containing protein, which yields MKILDTRAARAPADTDMTPAEPTTVPFEPFRCARAAGIAALALALAACNVSSTPTGSAAAPAAGGGVRILDDFDDPSAWTVVTSNQVTGSLREVDVDGASALCLDYDYNGVSGYVGIQRNLPMDYPDNYRFAFRMRGQSPSNDLQFKLIDASGDNVWWVNRPKYDFPTHWTEVRYRKRHIDKAWGPEPDKTLRASDKLEFTIYNNAGGKGTVCFDQLTFEALPPDDTSPLTATAASTTTPDGVGKVVDGDAASAWVTGAAPQNLVLDLGSLREFGGLRLQWLPERHASDYAVSLSADGEQWREVRVVTQGNGGIDWLALPEAEARYIGLDLRDGQGPGFALADGTVQPLAMSEHPNDVLEAVAADAPKGHFPRGFSGEQAYWTILGLDGGLQQGLINEDGAIEVAAGGFSIEPFVRIGETLVSWADVTVAQSLQDDYLPIPSVDWTHDALALRVTGFAHGTPQDSQLVARYRLGNPGSETRDYQLALAVRPMQVNPPTQFLNITGGVSPLRRLGVTADGVRVDGRRRVFARQPAQAAFATTFDAGMDVEHLAAGTWPTTTEVDDPQSMASGALVYTVRLAPGESREFDLLIPMTGDMAAAPADWNPQAWQDATAQAWRGKLDAVGFEVPAAGKALADTLRTSLAHMLISRIGPRLQPGTRSYARSWIRDGAMISEGLLRMGRPEVVREYVEWYAPYQFENGKVPCCVDDRGSDPVPENDSHGELIFNIAEYWRYTGDDAFLQKMWPHVLGAYTYMEELRASERTEENRKLNAAFYGMMPASISHEGYSAKPMHSYWDNFWALRGYKDAVAIAEALGKPDDARRMAAARDEFRVDLDASLRSAAEQHGIDFLPGAAELGDFDATSTTIALAPGGEQGRLPEPLLTNTFEHYWTRFTDRRDGREPWKDYTPYEWRNVAAFVRLGWRERANEAREWFFGHRAPLAWNQWGEVVTPTPRTPFFLGDLPHAWVGSDFVRSALDMFAYVREIDDSLVLAAGVPADWLNEGVALRGMRTPQGTVGYSLRRDGDALLLDIAACSGLPEGGLVLQWPYESVPGATTIDGQVAQWEGNELRITRAGAKVRIAGAD from the coding sequence ATGAAGATTCTCGACACCCGCGCCGCGCGCGCGCCTGCCGACACCGACATGACCCCGGCCGAGCCGACTACCGTGCCGTTCGAACCGTTCCGCTGCGCTCGCGCGGCCGGCATTGCCGCGCTCGCGCTCGCATTGGCGGCCTGCAACGTGTCGTCGACGCCGACCGGCAGTGCCGCGGCGCCTGCGGCCGGTGGCGGCGTCCGCATCCTCGACGACTTCGACGACCCATCGGCATGGACCGTCGTGACCTCGAACCAGGTCACCGGCAGCTTGCGCGAGGTCGATGTCGACGGCGCCAGCGCACTGTGCCTGGACTACGACTACAACGGCGTGTCCGGATACGTCGGCATCCAGCGCAACTTGCCGATGGACTATCCGGACAACTACCGCTTCGCCTTCCGCATGCGCGGACAATCGCCATCCAACGATCTGCAGTTCAAGCTCATCGACGCCAGCGGCGACAACGTCTGGTGGGTCAATCGCCCGAAGTACGACTTCCCGACCCACTGGACCGAGGTCCGCTACCGCAAGCGCCATATCGACAAGGCCTGGGGTCCGGAGCCGGACAAGACCTTGCGCGCCAGCGACAAGCTCGAGTTCACGATCTACAACAACGCAGGCGGCAAGGGCACGGTGTGCTTCGATCAGCTGACGTTCGAAGCGCTGCCCCCCGATGACACCTCGCCGCTGACCGCCACCGCCGCGTCGACCACGACGCCGGACGGGGTCGGCAAGGTGGTCGACGGCGACGCGGCCAGTGCCTGGGTGACGGGCGCGGCGCCGCAGAACCTGGTGCTCGACCTCGGCTCGCTGCGCGAGTTCGGTGGCCTTCGCCTGCAGTGGCTGCCGGAGCGGCATGCGTCGGACTATGCGGTCTCGCTGTCGGCTGACGGCGAGCAGTGGCGCGAGGTCCGCGTGGTGACGCAGGGCAACGGCGGCATCGACTGGCTGGCGCTGCCCGAAGCGGAGGCGCGCTATATCGGCCTCGACCTGCGTGACGGACAGGGCCCTGGCTTCGCACTGGCCGATGGGACGGTGCAGCCACTGGCGATGTCCGAGCATCCGAACGATGTGCTCGAGGCCGTCGCCGCCGACGCCCCGAAGGGGCATTTCCCGCGCGGCTTCAGTGGGGAGCAGGCGTACTGGACCATCCTCGGGCTCGATGGTGGCCTTCAGCAGGGTCTGATCAACGAGGACGGCGCGATCGAGGTCGCCGCCGGTGGTTTCTCGATCGAGCCTTTCGTGCGCATCGGCGAAACGCTGGTGAGCTGGGCGGACGTGACGGTCGCGCAATCGCTGCAGGACGACTACCTGCCGATTCCCAGCGTCGACTGGACCCACGACGCGCTTGCGCTGCGGGTGACCGGTTTCGCCCACGGCACGCCGCAGGATTCGCAGCTGGTCGCACGATACCGTCTCGGCAACCCTGGCAGCGAGACGCGCGACTACCAGCTGGCGCTCGCAGTGCGGCCGATGCAGGTCAATCCGCCGACCCAGTTCCTCAACATCACCGGCGGCGTCAGCCCGCTGCGCCGGCTCGGCGTCACCGCCGATGGCGTGCGCGTCGACGGCAGGCGGCGCGTGTTCGCGCGTCAGCCGGCGCAGGCCGCGTTCGCGACCACGTTCGATGCCGGCATGGACGTCGAACACCTGGCAGCCGGCACCTGGCCGACGACGACCGAAGTCGACGATCCGCAGTCGATGGCGTCCGGCGCGCTGGTCTATACCGTGCGTCTGGCGCCGGGCGAGTCGCGCGAGTTCGACCTGCTGATCCCGATGACCGGCGACATGGCGGCCGCGCCCGCGGACTGGAACCCGCAGGCCTGGCAGGACGCGACCGCGCAGGCGTGGCGCGGCAAGCTCGATGCCGTGGGCTTCGAAGTGCCCGCCGCGGGCAAGGCGCTGGCCGACACGCTGCGCACGTCGCTCGCCCACATGCTGATCTCGCGGATCGGCCCGCGACTGCAACCGGGCACGCGCTCGTACGCGCGCAGCTGGATCCGCGACGGCGCGATGATCTCCGAGGGCCTGCTGCGCATGGGCCGGCCAGAAGTCGTCAGGGAATATGTGGAGTGGTATGCGCCCTATCAGTTCGAGAACGGCAAGGTGCCGTGCTGCGTCGACGACCGCGGCAGCGATCCGGTGCCGGAGAACGACAGCCATGGCGAGCTGATCTTCAACATCGCCGAATACTGGCGCTACACCGGCGATGACGCCTTCCTCCAGAAGATGTGGCCGCACGTGCTGGGTGCGTACACCTATATGGAAGAACTGCGCGCCAGCGAACGCACCGAGGAGAATCGCAAGCTCAATGCGGCCTTCTACGGGATGATGCCGGCCTCGATCAGCCACGAAGGCTATTCGGCCAAGCCGATGCATTCGTACTGGGACAATTTCTGGGCGCTGCGTGGCTACAAGGACGCGGTGGCGATCGCCGAGGCGCTGGGCAAGCCCGATGACGCCAGGCGCATGGCGGCGGCGCGCGACGAGTTCCGCGTCGATCTGGACGCGTCCCTGCGCAGCGCCGCCGAGCAGCATGGCATCGACTTCCTGCCGGGCGCGGCCGAGCTTGGTGATTTCGATGCCACCTCGACCACGATCGCACTCGCGCCCGGCGGCGAGCAGGGCCGCCTGCCCGAACCGCTGCTGACCAACACCTTCGAGCACTACTGGACCAGGTTCACCGATCGTCGCGACGGCCGTGAGCCATGGAAGGACTACACGCCCTACGAGTGGCGCAATGTCGCCGCATTCGTGCGGCTGGGCTGGCGCGAGCGCGCCAACGAGGCGCGCGAGTGGTTCTTCGGCCATCGCGCGCCGCTCGCCTGGAACCAGTGGGGCGAGGTGGTCACGCCGACGCCGCGTACGCCGTTCTTCCTCGGGGACCTGCCGCATGCCTGGGTGGGTTCCGACTTCGTGCGCTCGGCGCTCGACATGTTTGCCTACGTGCGCGAAATCGACGACAGCCTGGTGCTAGCCGCCGGTGTGCCGGCCGACTGGTTGAACGAGGGTGTGGCGCTGCGCGGCATGCGCACGCCGCAGGGCACGGTGGGGTATTCGCTGCGCCGTGATGGCGATGCACTGCTGCTCGACATCGCAGCCTGCAGCGGCCTGCCCGAGGGCGGTCTGGTGCTGCAATGGCCCTACGAAAGCGTGCCCGGCGCGACGACGATCGACGGGCAGGTGGCGCAGTGGGAGGGAAATGAATTGCGGATCACCCGCGCGGGCGCGAAGGTGCGGATCGCGGGCGCGGACTGA